One Neoarius graeffei isolate fNeoGra1 chromosome 16, fNeoGra1.pri, whole genome shotgun sequence DNA segment encodes these proteins:
- the LOC132901035 gene encoding interferon alpha-3-like has product MLDVGALNAFTIFTAQHPDYMNGVPNARRLFIKELAKELIMPHMNRRMETSVHLRRNVTEAMATCVLNMELVNFVLLLVLVLSEAAALPSCIWTHTRLKTLNKQSNELLKNMGGHMPLECLERNNNSFPKGVFVKAQDEDLVLVALETLKGVEKIFKNNKASVTWDREKVSRFTNLINRQVEKLQECVGKKVQRAMETPAESSTHTLRSYFQKLEERLKEKEFSSCGWEMVRTELQDGLKEFQTFLHSRN; this is encoded by the exons ATGCTTGATGTTGGTGCTCTGAACGCCTTCACCATCTTTACTGCACAACACCCTGACTATATGAATGGTGTGCCAAATGCACGGCGGCTTTTCATCAAGGAGTTGGCCAAAGAGCTCATCATGCCTCACATGAACAGGCGCATGGAGACCTCTGTTCATCTCCGGAGGAATGTTACTGAGGCCATGGCAACATGTG TGCTGAATATGGAGCTGGTGAACTTTGTGCTGCTGCTCGTGTTGGTGTTGAGTGAAGCTGCAGCTCTGCCATCCTGCATCTGGACACACACCAGACTCAAAACACTGAACAAGCAGAGCAATGAGCTGCTGAAGAACATG ggtgGTCACATGCCACTGGAGTGCTTGGAAAGAAATAATAACTCCTTTCCAAAGGGTGTGTTCGTTAAAGCTCAG GATGAAGACCTGGTCTTGGTGGCTCTTGAGACTCTGAAAGGAGTTGAGAAAATCTTCAAAAACAACAAAGCGTCAGTGACGTGGGACAGAGAGAAAGTGTCTCGCTTCACCAATCTGATAAACAGACAAGTGGAGAAGCTGCAGGAATGT GTCGGGAAAAAGGTCCAGAGAGCGATGGAGACACCTGCGGAGAGCAGCACTCATACACTGAGGTCCTATTTTCAGAAGCTGGAGGAACGACTGAAAGAGAAG GAGTTCAGCTCGTGTGGATGGGAGATGGTGAGAACTGAGCTTCAGGATGGTCTCAAGGAGTTTCAGACTTTTCTACACAGCAGGAACTGA
- the LOC132899913 gene encoding interferon a3-like encodes MKSGQSGTALYFLLFLIVHERCDACDWMMSQYSMKSRSSLSLLKDMGGEMTSVKGPFPQLVYNEVLNAKAEDQVRFLAEATEQIIVLFSPLTAHVDEVKWDGRALDNFLNILNTRQLKELKQCTAAYAERSGRSWSERKLRRHFRKLKEILKKSNYSANSLERIRNVVQQHLGMMDIIAANVRHKL; translated from the exons ATGAAGAGCGGACAGTCGGGGACGGCGCTTTACTTCCTGCTCTTTCTCATCGTGCACGAGCGCTGCGACGCCTGCGACTGGATGATGAGCCAGTACAGCATGAAGAGCCGCTCGAGTCTCTCACTGCTCAAGGACATG ggtGGAGAGATGACTTCAGTGAAAGGACCATTTCCACAGCTGGTGTACAATGAAGTCTTGAATGCCAAG GCAGAAGATCAGGTGAGGTTTCTGGCTGAGGCCACGGAGCAGATCATCGTTCTCTTCAGCCCTCTCACAGCTCATGTAGATGAAGTGAAATGGGACGGCAGGGCACTGGATAATTTCCTGAACATCCTCAATACCCGGCAGTTAAAAGAGCTGAAACAATGT ACAGCAGCGTATGCTGAAAGATCAGGACGCTCGTGGAGTGAGAGGAAACTGAGAAGACACTTCAGGAAGTTGAAGGAAATTCTGAAAAAATCA AACTACAGCGCAAACTCTTTGGAGCGAATCAGGAATGTGGTGCAGCAGCACCTTGGAATGATGGACATCATCGCTGCCAACGTGAGGCACAAACTCTGA
- the LOC132899911 gene encoding interferon a3-like, with translation MKSGQSGTALYFLLFLIVHERCDACDWMMSQYSMKSRSSLSLLKDMGGEMTSVKGPFPRLVYNEVLNAKAEDQVRFLAEATEQIIALFSPLTAHVDEVKWDGRALDNFLNILDTRQLKELKQCTAAYAERSGRSWSERKLRRHFRKLKEILKKSNYSANSLERIRNVVQQHLGMMDIIAANVRHKL, from the exons ATGAAGAGCGGACAGTCGGGGACGGCGCTTTACTTCCTGCTCTTTCTCATCGTGCACGAGCGCTGCGACGCCTGCGACTGGATGATGAGCCAGTACAGCATGAAGAGCCGCTCGAGTCTCTCACTGCTCAAGGACATG ggtggaGAGATGACTTCAGTGAAAGGACCATTTCCACGGCTGGTGTACAATGAAGTCTTGAATGCCAAG GCAGAAGATCAGGTGAGGTTTCTGGCTGAGGCCACGGAGCAGATCATCGCTCTCTTCAGCCCTCTCACAGCTCATGTAGATGAAGTGAAATGGGACGGCAGGGCACTGGATAATTTCCTGAACATCCTCGATACCCGGCAGTTAAAAGAGCTGAAACAATGT ACAGCAGCGTATGCTGAAAGATCAGGACGCTCGTGGAGTGAGAGGAAACTGAGAAGACACTTCAGGAAGTTGAAGGAAATTCTGAAAAAATCA AACTACAGCGCAAACTCTTTGGAGCGAATCAGGAATGTGGTGCAGCAGCACCTTGGAATGATGGACATCATTGCTGCCAACGTGAGGCACAAACTCTGA
- the LOC132901034 gene encoding interferon alpha-21-like — protein sequence MGHLLVRLFDVYQQRSHCTSSNLPLSHTHLSVELKGLNWSAVLNMELVNFVLLLVLVLSEAAALPSCIWTHTRLKTLNKQSNELLKNMGGHMPLECLERNNNSFPKGVFVQAQDEDLVLVALETLKGVEKIFKNNKASVTWDREKVSRFTNLINRQVEKLQECVGKKVQRAMETPAESSTHTLRSYFQKLEERLKEKEFSSCGWEMVRTELQDGLKEFQTFLHSRN from the exons ATGGGCCACCTCCTTGTTCGCCTCTTCGATGTGTAT CAGCAGCGCTCTCACTGCACCTCCTCTAATCtccctctgtctcacacacatctGAGTGTGGAGCTGAAGGGGTTAAACTGGTCGGCTG TGCTGAATATGGAGCTGGTGAACTTTGTGCTGCTGCTCGTGTTGGTGTTGAGTGAAGCTGCAGCTCTGCCATCCTGCATCTGGACACACACCAGACTCAAAACACTGAACAAGCAGAGCAATGAGCTGCTGAAGAACATG ggtgGTCACATGCCACTGGAGTGCTTGGAAAGAAATAATAACTCCTTTCCAAAGGGTGTGTTCGTTCAAGCTCAG GATGAAGACCTGGTCTTGGTGGCTCTTGAGACTCTGAAAGGAGTTGAGAAAATCTTCAAAAACAACAAAGCGTCAGTGACGTGGGACAGAGAGAAAGTGTCTCGCTTCACCAATCTGATAAACAGACAAGTGGAGAAGCTGCAGGAATGT GTCGGGAAAAAGGTCCAGAGAGCGATGGAGACACCTGCGGAGAGCAGCACTCATACACTGAGGTCCTATTTTCAGAAGCTGGAGGAACGACTGAAAGAGAAG GAGTTCAGCTCATGTGGATGGGAGATGGTGAGAACTGAGCTTCAGGATGGTCTCAAGGAGTTTCAGACTTTTCTACACAGCAGGAACTGA